From the genome of Methanothermobacter sp., one region includes:
- the cas7b gene encoding type I-B CRISPR-associated protein Cas7/Csh2, with the protein MSDIVKNRSEILFLYDVKDANPNGDPLDENKPRIDEETGINIVTDVRLKRTIRDYLHNFRDHKVFVIKDVKDNGTQKTREERIKELQEDLKKLKVKDEEKFEAEKSLLLEKYIDLRLFGATIALSSGSGRGRSITLTGPVQFKLGRSLHEVEVKTLKGTSVMPSKAEATQGTFIETHVLPYSLIGFYGIINENAARNTSLKEEDIDLLLDALWNGTKNLITRSKVGQIPRFLLRVVYREKNYHIGDLDRKIKLLTDIDEKAIRDISDFKLDISRLVETLKANSDKIERLDLQFDENLKFVVMGDEKDPMEVQNILSDIAVVNRLNL; encoded by the coding sequence ATGAGTGATATAGTAAAAAACAGGTCTGAGATACTTTTCCTATACGATGTGAAAGATGCGAACCCTAATGGGGATCCACTGGATGAAAACAAACCTAGAATAGATGAAGAAACAGGAATAAACATAGTAACTGATGTTAGGCTGAAGAGAACCATTAGAGATTACCTGCACAATTTCAGAGACCACAAAGTTTTTGTTATAAAGGATGTGAAAGACAATGGGACACAGAAAACTAGGGAAGAAAGGATAAAGGAATTGCAAGAAGACCTGAAAAAATTGAAAGTAAAGGATGAGGAAAAATTTGAGGCTGAAAAAAGTCTACTTTTAGAGAAATATATAGATCTTAGGTTGTTCGGCGCAACTATAGCCCTTTCAAGTGGCAGTGGAAGGGGTAGATCTATAACTCTAACAGGGCCAGTTCAATTCAAATTGGGACGATCATTACATGAAGTTGAAGTCAAAACACTGAAAGGGACAAGTGTAATGCCCTCAAAGGCTGAAGCAACCCAGGGAACATTTATTGAAACACATGTTCTTCCCTACTCATTGATAGGATTCTATGGTATAATAAATGAAAATGCAGCTAGGAATACCTCCCTCAAGGAAGAGGATATAGATCTTCTACTAGATGCGCTATGGAATGGAACCAAGAACCTCATCACGAGATCAAAGGTTGGACAGATACCCCGATTCCTCCTCCGAGTTGTATACCGTGAAAAAAATTACCATATAGGAGATCTTGATAGAAAAATAAAACTTTTAACAGATATAGATGAGAAGGCAATAAGGGATATTTCTGATTTTAAGCTAGATATTTCAAGACTAGTAGAGACTCTTAAAGCAAATAGCGATAAGATAGAAAGATTGGATCTCCAGTTTGATGAGAACCTTAAATTTGTAGTTATGGGAGATGAAAAGGACCCTATGGAAGTTCAAAATATTTTAAGTGATATTGCAGTCGTAAATAGACTAAATTTATAA
- a CDS encoding TIGR02556 family CRISPR-associated protein, with protein MLEAVKELGEYLKTEDNIGGESVFIEAHKLSGVKHVICVVFNRDEGIYYHSTHTEQYDKAKNEKYLYRQFSHRRYDLVPTSKTPSPEKLSQRWTLWFATYASKQNNFWDSHLIESLYSAILKDDSISEDIIGDIERELNNIPKNERNNIIFTIKIRDGGVEKYLGEFKIFREIFVKESIKKFFTKHGTKSKGWGICSLCRKEKEVYGFASPFSVYTVDKRGFASNFVQENSWKQLPICEDCGVSLEIGKEFINKYLSKNFYSLAFYVIPHFIFGYVYEDVIDEIKDYEKRKHAKCLLSIEEDILDILKENKDFMNLIFVFYKKKKGDYFDIIKYVEDVSPSWIKILFEAFYGVNAPIFSENSLKRVMGEKWVGGLLEWSWNKKNEKMALGNLIRTFFPQGYEKYFIDTVGEILSQRPISMDFLISAFNREIRAAHVSDQNFKERLLCLKSLYLLRFLHDLNLLKVKRMEQRKEKRDFHLERLESFFEEFKGVFDSSQKKAVFLEGVLTKFLLDVQYAQRKSTPFRSKLKGLKLDQKDIKKLLPEIIEKLREYNVGYPWLERQLSIYLLEGENEGWRLSNDDISYYFALGLNLGELFKKEGAKNE; from the coding sequence ATGTTGGAGGCAGTCAAGGAGCTGGGCGAATATCTTAAAACTGAGGATAATATAGGTGGTGAATCTGTTTTTATAGAGGCCCATAAACTATCAGGGGTTAAACATGTTATCTGTGTCGTGTTTAACAGGGATGAGGGCATATATTACCACTCGACACACACGGAACAGTATGATAAAGCAAAAAATGAAAAATACCTCTACAGACAGTTTTCTCACAGAAGATATGACCTTGTCCCCACGTCAAAGACACCATCTCCTGAGAAACTCTCTCAAAGATGGACTCTATGGTTTGCGACTTATGCATCAAAACAGAACAACTTTTGGGATAGTCACCTTATAGAATCACTTTATAGTGCCATACTTAAAGATGATTCAATCTCTGAAGATATAATTGGAGATATAGAAAGGGAATTAAATAATATACCAAAAAATGAGAGGAATAATATAATTTTTACCATTAAAATAAGGGATGGTGGAGTGGAGAAGTACTTAGGTGAATTTAAGATTTTTAGGGAAATTTTCGTTAAGGAGTCAATAAAAAAGTTTTTTACAAAGCATGGAACAAAATCTAAGGGATGGGGAATCTGTTCACTCTGTAGAAAGGAGAAGGAAGTTTATGGCTTCGCATCACCTTTCTCAGTTTATACTGTTGATAAAAGAGGATTCGCATCAAACTTTGTCCAAGAAAACTCTTGGAAACAGCTTCCTATATGTGAAGACTGCGGAGTTTCATTAGAGATTGGTAAAGAATTTATCAACAAATATCTTTCTAAAAATTTTTATAGCCTCGCATTTTATGTCATCCCCCATTTCATATTTGGATATGTTTATGAGGATGTAATTGACGAAATAAAGGATTATGAAAAAAGAAAGCATGCTAAATGCCTTTTATCCATTGAAGAAGATATTTTGGACATATTAAAGGAAAATAAGGATTTTATGAATCTTATTTTTGTATTTTACAAAAAGAAGAAAGGCGATTATTTTGATATCATAAAATATGTTGAAGATGTTTCTCCCTCCTGGATAAAAATACTTTTTGAAGCATTTTACGGTGTTAATGCCCCAATTTTTTCTGAAAATTCTTTAAAGAGAGTTATGGGTGAAAAATGGGTTGGTGGGCTACTGGAATGGTCTTGGAATAAAAAAAACGAGAAAATGGCACTTGGAAATCTTATAAGAACATTCTTCCCTCAGGGATATGAAAAGTACTTCATAGATACGGTTGGTGAGATTCTTTCTCAAAGACCCATATCCATGGACTTTCTGATTTCAGCTTTCAATAGGGAGATAAGAGCTGCACATGTTTCAGATCAAAATTTCAAAGAAAGATTACTATGTTTAAAGTCTCTTTACCTTTTAAGGTTTCTTCACGATCTTAACTTATTGAAGGTGAAAAGAATGGAACAAAGAAAGGAAAAAAGGGATTTTCATCTAGAAAGATTGGAATCCTTTTTTGAGGAATTTAAGGGAGTTTTTGACAGTTCCCAGAAGAAGGCTGTGTTTCTTGAGGGGGTACTTACAAAGTTCCTTCTTGACGTCCAGTATGCCCAGCGAAAATCCACACCATTCAGATCCAAGTTAAAGGGTCTTAAACTAGATCAAAAAGATATTAAAAAACTACTCCCTGAGATTATTGAAAAATTAAGGGAATACAATGTCGGTTACCCTTGGTTAGAAAGGCAACTCTCCATATATTTACTTGAAGGTGAAAATGAGGGTTGGAGATTATCAAATGACGATATAAGCTACTATTTTGCTCTTGGACTCAATCTTGGAGAACTATTCAAAAAAGAGGGTGCCAAAAATGAGTGA
- the cas5b gene encoding type I-B CRISPR-associated protein Cas5b gives MEMDKVLVFDIWGDYGHFRKIETTTSPLTYSIPTITSLNGLIAAIMGLQRDSYYELFSPQTIRYGIKIQAPVKRINININLINTSDGFFLWDIKDTSSSPTPFEFLKSPHYRIYVWLGNEDLYLKLKDSLISHKSVFTPCLGLSELIANFRFIGEFKPEIREGVEDHVDTAIKKDDFKIEVDKIEAGMRLAMESIPFYMDSNRRVLDYKRVLLEQNGRPLKVEEGIIYKVGEDKVAFL, from the coding sequence ATGGAGATGGATAAGGTCCTAGTGTTCGATATTTGGGGAGATTATGGACACTTCAGAAAGATAGAAACAACAACCTCCCCCCTTACTTATTCAATCCCTACGATAACCTCCCTGAATGGATTGATTGCAGCGATAATGGGACTTCAGAGGGACTCATATTATGAGCTGTTTTCACCTCAAACTATAAGGTACGGTATAAAAATTCAAGCACCAGTAAAGAGGATTAATATAAACATTAATCTTATAAATACTTCTGATGGGTTTTTCTTATGGGATATAAAAGATACATCAAGTTCCCCAACTCCTTTTGAATTTCTAAAAAGTCCTCACTACAGGATATATGTATGGCTAGGAAATGAAGATTTATACTTGAAACTCAAGGATTCTCTTATAAGTCATAAGTCTGTTTTCACACCATGTCTTGGACTTAGTGAACTAATAGCAAATTTCAGATTTATTGGTGAATTTAAACCGGAGATAAGGGAGGGGGTAGAGGATCATGTTGACACCGCTATAAAGAAGGATGACTTCAAAATAGAAGTTGACAAAATTGAAGCGGGCATGAGACTAGCTATGGAGAGCATTCCCTTTTATATGGACTCTAATAGGAGGGTTCTAGATTATAAGAGGGTTCTCCTTGAACAGAATGGGAGACCCTTAAAGGTTGAGGAGGGCATCATATATAAAGTTGGAGAAGATAAGGTTGCATTCCTTTAA